A stretch of the Flavobacterium sp. 5 genome encodes the following:
- a CDS encoding DUF4252 domain-containing protein, which produces MKIVLFLITLIGSLVLGSCNSEPTLQKYFVENTENKNFIAIDISSNILDVDKTKLTVAQSEALHSFDKINVLAFKLNDKNKSQFEAERAKVNLILKDPKYQQLMKFNSGKQGASVTYVGADDHINEFVLFANKNDAGFAVVRVLGKDMNPTNIMNMISVLKESKIDLEQLKPLQELIKK; this is translated from the coding sequence ATGAAAATAGTATTATTTTTAATCACGCTGATTGGTAGTTTGGTTTTAGGTAGTTGTAATTCTGAACCTACTTTGCAAAAATACTTTGTTGAAAATACAGAGAACAAAAATTTTATAGCCATAGATATCTCATCAAATATCTTGGATGTTGATAAAACCAAATTAACAGTGGCGCAAAGCGAAGCATTGCATTCTTTTGATAAAATTAATGTTTTGGCATTCAAATTGAATGATAAGAACAAATCACAGTTTGAGGCAGAACGTGCTAAAGTGAATTTGATTCTCAAAGACCCAAAGTACCAACAGTTGATGAAGTTTAATTCAGGAAAACAAGGCGCTTCTGTAACCTACGTGGGAGCTGATGATCATATCAATGAATTTGTATTGTTTGCCAATAAAAACGATGCTGGTTTTGCAGTGGTTAGAGTCTTAGGCAAAGACATGAATCCGACCAATATTATGAATATGATTTCAGTTTTGAAAGAATCCAAAATTGACTTGGAACAATTAAAACCGTTGCAGGAATTAATCAAGAAATAG
- a CDS encoding NTP transferase domain-containing protein, producing the protein MENDTVFVLLAGGKSERMGVAKGLLQYQSSYWILEQIERIANSTIPEVYIGLGYHSQEYIDKIPSLKEAQSFLVFYKKIQIKVITNKNPELGSLSTLQTVLQQIPKNKSVLINPIDVPILITAELQTIIETKNQIVLPNFEGKNGHPIKLHSNFWERLLLLDPTEENSRLDLEIKKINPSNITTISVNDSCILKNLNTQNDWVEYLKDKTT; encoded by the coding sequence ATGGAAAATGATACTGTTTTTGTGTTATTGGCAGGAGGCAAATCTGAAAGAATGGGTGTTGCAAAAGGATTACTTCAATACCAAAGTAGCTATTGGATTTTGGAACAAATTGAACGAATTGCAAACTCAACAATACCGGAAGTTTATATTGGATTGGGTTATCATTCCCAAGAATACATCGACAAGATACCTTCATTAAAAGAAGCACAGTCATTTTTGGTTTTCTATAAAAAAATCCAGATTAAAGTTATCACTAACAAAAATCCAGAACTAGGTTCTCTCTCAACCTTACAAACAGTTTTACAACAAATACCCAAAAACAAATCGGTATTGATTAATCCAATTGATGTTCCGATATTAATCACCGCCGAATTGCAAACTATTATAGAAACTAAGAATCAAATTGTACTTCCTAATTTTGAAGGTAAAAATGGTCATCCTATAAAGTTACATTCTAATTTTTGGGAACGATTACTTTTACTTGATCCTACAGAAGAAAACAGCCGATTGGATTTAGAAATCAAGAAAATAAATCCTTCGAATATTACAACTATTTCAGTAAATGATTCTTGTATTCTTAAAAATTTAAATACTCAAAATGATTGGGTTGAGTATCTAAAAGACAAAACTACATAA
- the xdhC gene encoding xanthine dehydrogenase accessory protein XdhC has translation MNNWIELLHEFKSKKKPIALVTVTKILGSAPCKVASKMIVTPQKEIFGTIGGGKLEFQVIDEAIRAIRENKILECNYTLGPEFEQCCGGKVELIIEPMNQSPELYIFGAGHIGVAICQVLKDTPFATTLLDTRENWKETIEIDSTVNYSDIPFDHYKQTVNWGPNCYVVVLTHDHKLDFEITALALHEQTKYIGLIGSKTKKNKFNNLLLNELNFKAGISPVHCPIGLDLGGNSPKEIAISIASELLKAYYGK, from the coding sequence ATGAACAATTGGATTGAGCTATTACACGAATTTAAAAGCAAAAAGAAACCTATTGCACTTGTTACTGTTACCAAAATTCTTGGTTCGGCTCCGTGTAAAGTAGCTTCAAAAATGATTGTTACTCCACAAAAAGAAATATTTGGAACCATTGGCGGAGGTAAATTAGAATTTCAAGTAATCGATGAGGCAATCCGAGCTATTCGAGAAAATAAAATTTTAGAATGCAATTATACATTAGGCCCAGAATTTGAACAATGCTGTGGCGGAAAAGTAGAATTAATTATTGAACCCATGAATCAATCCCCAGAATTATACATCTTTGGTGCAGGACATATTGGTGTTGCTATTTGTCAGGTTTTAAAAGATACTCCTTTTGCAACTACACTTCTTGATACCAGAGAAAATTGGAAAGAAACTATTGAAATTGATTCAACAGTTAATTATAGTGACATTCCGTTTGATCATTATAAACAGACTGTAAACTGGGGACCCAATTGCTATGTAGTTGTATTGACCCACGATCATAAACTTGATTTTGAAATTACTGCTTTGGCATTGCATGAGCAAACCAAATACATTGGATTAATTGGCAGTAAAACCAAGAAGAATAAATTCAATAATCTGTTACTAAATGAATTGAATTTTAAGGCTGGAATTTCTCCTGTTCATTGCCCGATTGGATTGGATTTAGGAGGCAATTCACCCAAAGAAATTGCGATAAGCATCGCATCTGAATTATTGAAAGCATATTATGGAAAATGA
- a CDS encoding xanthine dehydrogenase family protein molybdopterin-binding subunit, whose translation MSEIQNLSRRVFIRNVGLASGGLILGCNHSLLANDIIEGSLTEFNPNLFVQLNSDGSLVIVAARSEMGNGVRTSLTSVVADEMEADWNRVSVKQAVGDAKYGDQNTDGSRSIIDFYDTMRKMGAMTRMMLITAAAKKWQVPESECIAQNHFITHSSGKKIGFGELVDVVTTLPVPTTITYKNPKDFKYIGKNLKSIDVKDFANGSAVYGIDKRLPNMKVVAIARCPVTFGTVKSFDKTAAIKIKGVEDVIEIPRIEKPFGPLGGVAVIATNTWAAFKGKAALEIQWNYGKNEGYDSEKYMVELTERVHTTGKVEKEIGDVNKAFSEATKVIESTFQLPHLAHAPMEVPNAVAWVQGDSCEVWVPTQSPQDARDEVVAYLGTTANKVTVNVTFLGGGFGRKSKPDYIVEAVMISKAIKAPVQVVWTREDDIKHGYYHTVSAQYMKASLDAQGNVSGWLHRSAFPSIMSTFQPGTEYPAGWEASSAAGVPFDIKNFKIESGQAPAMVRIGWMRSVINILHGFSINVFADELAYAAKEDPLEFRLKLIGTDRIEDTKDPIKYDTTRLKHVLKQAAKNANWGKPLPKGHAYGLAVHYSFHSYVASIVEVSMVDDKVKVHNVYTVIDCGTAVNKNTIKAQLEGAAIFGMSIAYYGKITAKDGAIEQNSYSDYRVIRMNEIPKVHVEIVESTEKPTGVGEPGVPVIAPAIINAIFKLTGKRYYNLPLSDYDLV comes from the coding sequence ATGAGTGAAATTCAAAATTTAAGCCGTAGAGTTTTTATCAGAAACGTAGGATTGGCATCGGGTGGTTTAATCTTAGGTTGTAATCATAGTTTACTTGCTAATGATATAATAGAGGGAAGTCTAACAGAATTTAATCCTAATTTGTTTGTACAATTAAATTCGGATGGAAGTCTTGTTATTGTAGCTGCCCGTTCTGAAATGGGTAATGGGGTGCGAACTTCTTTGACCTCTGTTGTTGCAGATGAAATGGAAGCTGACTGGAATAGAGTTTCGGTTAAACAAGCTGTTGGTGATGCAAAATATGGTGATCAAAATACAGATGGCTCGCGAAGTATAATCGATTTTTATGATACGATGCGAAAAATGGGTGCCATGACCCGCATGATGCTAATAACTGCAGCTGCAAAAAAATGGCAGGTTCCTGAAAGTGAATGTATCGCTCAAAACCATTTTATTACTCATTCTAGCGGTAAAAAAATTGGTTTTGGAGAATTGGTTGATGTAGTGACAACGCTTCCTGTTCCAACTACTATTACTTATAAAAATCCAAAAGATTTTAAATACATAGGCAAGAATCTAAAAAGTATCGATGTAAAAGATTTTGCCAATGGAAGCGCAGTTTATGGAATCGATAAACGCCTGCCTAATATGAAAGTTGTAGCGATAGCGAGATGTCCTGTTACTTTTGGTACCGTTAAATCATTTGACAAAACCGCTGCAATAAAAATTAAGGGTGTAGAGGATGTGATTGAAATTCCAAGAATTGAAAAACCTTTTGGTCCTTTGGGAGGTGTTGCTGTGATTGCTACCAATACCTGGGCGGCGTTTAAAGGGAAAGCTGCGCTGGAAATTCAATGGAATTACGGCAAAAATGAAGGCTATGATTCGGAGAAATACATGGTAGAATTAACTGAAAGAGTTCATACCACTGGAAAAGTTGAAAAAGAAATTGGTGATGTAAATAAAGCTTTTAGTGAAGCTACGAAAGTTATTGAAAGTACTTTTCAATTACCTCATTTGGCTCATGCTCCGATGGAAGTCCCTAATGCAGTAGCATGGGTTCAAGGAGACAGTTGCGAAGTTTGGGTGCCTACACAATCTCCGCAGGATGCACGAGATGAAGTTGTAGCCTACCTAGGAACTACTGCAAATAAAGTAACGGTAAATGTTACTTTTTTGGGAGGTGGTTTTGGCCGAAAATCAAAACCCGATTATATTGTGGAAGCAGTTATGATTTCGAAAGCTATCAAAGCTCCTGTACAAGTTGTCTGGACCCGAGAAGATGATATAAAACATGGTTATTATCATACCGTAAGTGCGCAATACATGAAAGCATCTTTGGACGCACAAGGCAATGTTTCGGGCTGGCTTCATCGATCGGCTTTTCCTTCGATTATGTCAACTTTTCAGCCTGGAACTGAATATCCGGCAGGATGGGAAGCCTCTAGTGCTGCTGGTGTTCCTTTTGATATAAAAAATTTCAAAATAGAATCAGGACAGGCTCCTGCCATGGTACGAATTGGCTGGATGCGGTCTGTAATTAATATTCTACATGGTTTTTCTATCAATGTATTTGCTGATGAATTGGCATATGCTGCTAAAGAGGATCCGCTAGAATTCAGACTTAAATTAATAGGTACTGATCGTATAGAAGATACTAAGGATCCTATAAAATATGATACGACACGTTTAAAACATGTTTTGAAACAGGCTGCTAAAAATGCTAATTGGGGGAAACCATTACCCAAAGGACATGCTTATGGTTTGGCTGTTCATTATAGTTTTCATTCGTATGTTGCTTCGATAGTTGAAGTATCGATGGTGGATGACAAAGTAAAGGTTCATAATGTATATACTGTTATTGATTGTGGAACGGCTGTTAATAAAAACACCATAAAAGCCCAACTAGAGGGCGCAGCTATCTTTGGAATGTCTATTGCTTACTACGGAAAAATAACGGCTAAGGATGGCGCCATTGAGCAAAACAGTTATAGTGATTACCGAGTGATTCGCATGAATGAAATCCCGAAGGTTCATGTAGAAATTGTTGAAAGTACCGAGAAACCAACTGGAGTAGGTGAACCTGGCGTTCCTGTAATTGCTCCAGCTATTATCAATGCTATTTTTAAACTAACAGGAAAACGCTATTACAATCTGCCTTTAAGCGATTATGATCTTGTTTAG
- a CDS encoding (2Fe-2S)-binding protein, giving the protein MTTLLINKKKHTIDVDPEMPLLWAIRDIIGLTGTKFGCGIGACGACKVLVDNVATYSCLTPVEMVVGKNITTIEGTSENLQLLQKSWEEFNVPQCGYCQPGQLITATSLLNSNKNPSDTDIDDAMSGNICRCGTYQRIKSAIKHTVEVKKQRKS; this is encoded by the coding sequence ATGACTACACTACTCATAAACAAAAAGAAACATACTATTGATGTTGATCCCGAAATGCCTTTGCTTTGGGCGATTAGAGATATCATTGGTCTTACTGGTACCAAATTTGGATGTGGGATAGGTGCTTGTGGCGCCTGCAAAGTACTTGTGGACAATGTTGCGACTTACTCTTGCCTGACTCCTGTTGAGATGGTGGTTGGCAAGAACATTACCACGATTGAAGGGACTTCGGAAAATTTACAGTTATTACAAAAATCTTGGGAGGAATTTAATGTTCCGCAATGTGGGTATTGCCAGCCTGGACAATTAATAACTGCTACTTCTTTACTTAATTCGAATAAAAATCCTTCGGATACTGATATTGATGATGCTATGAGTGGCAATATTTGCCGTTGTGGTACTTATCAACGCATTAAGAGTGCTATTAAACATACTGTCGAAGTTAAAAAACAACGCAAATCATGA
- a CDS encoding shikimate kinase encodes MKKIILLGYMGCGKSTIAQKLSGMISIPYVDLDEYIEEKVKMSIKDIFESHGEIHFRKLEHTYFLELLNSPDEIIIGLGGGTPCYANNHELLIGVGKTSIYLKASIDTLFNRLAPNKSKRPLIADKSEEEMKEFIAKHLFDRSFYYNHAQHKVTVDNKSIEETVNDILNLLA; translated from the coding sequence ATGAAAAAAATTATATTATTAGGTTATATGGGTTGCGGTAAGTCAACAATTGCCCAAAAACTTTCAGGAATGATATCAATTCCATATGTTGATTTGGATGAATATATCGAAGAAAAAGTAAAAATGTCTATAAAAGATATTTTTGAAAGCCATGGCGAAATCCATTTTCGAAAATTAGAACACACTTATTTTCTCGAATTATTAAATTCCCCCGATGAAATTATTATCGGTTTAGGAGGAGGAACACCATGTTATGCAAATAATCATGAGTTATTAATAGGGGTGGGTAAAACTTCTATTTACTTAAAAGCATCTATTGATACATTATTTAATAGATTGGCGCCTAATAAGAGTAAAAGACCCCTTATTGCAGATAAAAGTGAAGAAGAGATGAAGGAGTTTATAGCCAAACATCTTTTTGATAGAAGTTTTTATTACAATCACGCACAACACAAAGTGACTGTCGATAATAAATCAATAGAGGAAACAGTAAATGATATTTTAAATCTATTAGCTTAG
- a CDS encoding phosphoribosyltransferase family protein, which translates to MSKNIILTNQQIEHTTKRIAYQIYETFVEEEEIVIAGITTNGFIFAEKIAQALTSISSIKISLCEVHTDKQNPELPITTSLTKEEYSNKGLILVDDVLSSGTTLIYAVRHFLDVPLKKFKTVVLVDRNHKKFPIKADFKGISLSTSLLEHVDVVFNNDGDSYASLS; encoded by the coding sequence ATGAGCAAAAACATAATTCTTACCAATCAACAAATAGAACACACTACTAAAAGGATAGCTTATCAGATCTATGAAACTTTTGTAGAAGAAGAAGAAATTGTGATTGCCGGAATTACGACTAATGGTTTTATTTTTGCCGAAAAAATTGCTCAAGCACTGACTTCAATTTCATCGATTAAGATTTCTTTATGTGAAGTACATACTGATAAACAAAATCCTGAACTTCCTATAACGACTTCTTTGACAAAGGAGGAATACAGTAATAAGGGTTTAATATTGGTAGATGATGTATTGAGTTCTGGAACTACGTTAATATATGCTGTTAGACATTTCTTGGATGTTCCTTTAAAAAAGTTTAAAACCGTTGTTCTTGTTGATAGAAACCACAAAAAATTTCCGATTAAAGCCGATTTTAAAGGAATATCACTTTCTACTTCTCTATTAGAACATGTAGATGTTGTTTTTAACAATGATGGCGATAGTTATGCCAGTCTAAGCTAA
- a CDS encoding RNA-binding S4 domain-containing protein, producing MRIDKYLWCVRYYKTRNMVTEACKKNHITVNGIVAKPSKEVFPTDKITFRKDQITQIITVLDIPENRVGAKLVDIYRKNETPAEVYAHLELLKLSKEHYRKTGTGRPTKKDRRDIDEFGNDITDEEETE from the coding sequence ATGAGAATAGACAAATATTTATGGTGTGTTCGGTATTACAAAACCAGAAACATGGTAACCGAAGCTTGTAAAAAAAACCATATCACAGTAAATGGTATTGTTGCCAAACCTTCGAAAGAAGTTTTTCCTACAGACAAGATTACTTTTAGAAAAGACCAAATCACACAGATCATAACCGTATTAGATATCCCCGAGAACCGAGTGGGCGCCAAACTCGTTGATATTTATCGAAAAAACGAAACTCCTGCCGAAGTTTATGCTCACTTAGAATTATTAAAATTATCTAAAGAGCATTATAGAAAAACAGGAACAGGAAGACCAACCAAAAAAGACCGAAGAGACATTGATGAATTCGGAAACGACATTACTGATGAAGAGGAAACTGAATAA